In Nostoc sp. CENA543, a single genomic region encodes these proteins:
- a CDS encoding beta-ketoacyl-ACP synthase III, with protein MQNLGIAITGSGSAVPVTSLHNQELTQLVDTSDEWITTRTGIRQRRLANSTESLTTLATTASQQAIAAAGITPADLDLILLATSTPDDLFGSACRVQAELGASQAVAFDLTAACSGFVFGLVTAAQYIKTGVYRNVLLIGADILSRWVDWQDRRTCVLFGDGAGAVVLQANDGDRLLGFALKSDGTQNHYLNLAYQGTSQEIIPGANITQGNYQPITMNGKEVYRFAAQKVPEIIDKALFAANLTVEQIDWLLLHQANQRILDAVAQRLNIPNDKVISNLANYGNTSAASIPIALDEAVRQGKIKTNDIIAASGFGAGLTWGAAIFHWGR; from the coding sequence GTGCAAAATTTAGGCATAGCAATTACAGGAAGTGGTTCCGCAGTACCGGTCACTTCCCTGCACAATCAAGAACTAACCCAACTGGTAGATACCTCCGATGAATGGATTACTACCAGAACAGGAATTCGTCAGCGCAGGTTAGCCAACTCGACTGAGTCATTGACTACCCTAGCGACGACCGCCAGCCAGCAAGCGATCGCCGCAGCTGGAATTACACCAGCTGATTTAGACTTAATTTTGCTGGCAACTTCCACACCAGATGATTTATTCGGTAGTGCGTGTAGAGTTCAAGCTGAGTTAGGCGCGTCCCAAGCAGTAGCCTTTGACCTCACAGCTGCTTGTTCTGGGTTTGTATTTGGGCTAGTTACAGCAGCTCAGTACATTAAAACAGGCGTATATCGCAATGTACTGCTAATTGGGGCAGACATCCTCTCCCGATGGGTAGATTGGCAAGATAGGCGCACCTGCGTCCTGTTTGGCGATGGGGCTGGTGCAGTTGTATTGCAAGCCAATGATGGCGATCGCCTCTTAGGATTTGCCCTCAAAAGTGATGGCACTCAAAACCACTACCTCAACTTAGCCTATCAAGGCACCTCCCAAGAAATCATCCCCGGTGCCAACATCACTCAAGGCAATTATCAACCCATCACCATGAACGGCAAAGAAGTTTACCGCTTTGCTGCCCAAAAAGTCCCAGAAATCATCGATAAAGCATTATTTGCTGCGAATCTCACCGTTGAGCAAATAGACTGGCTCCTACTACATCAAGCTAATCAACGCATTCTAGATGCAGTAGCACAACGCCTCAATATTCCTAACGACAAAGTCATCAGCAATCTAGCCAACTACGGCAACACCTCCGCCGCCTCCATCCCCATCGCCTTAGATGAAGCCGTGCGGCAAGGCAAAATCAAAACCAACGACATCATCGCTGCATCCGGCTTTGGAGCAGGTTTAACCTGGGGTGCAGCCATCTTCCACTGGGGAAGATAA
- the fabD gene encoding ACP S-malonyltransferase, producing the protein MTKTAWVFPGQGSQALGMGTDLLDIPAAQEKFAAAEAILGWSVTDICQNEEEKLSKTLYTQPCLYVVESILAELIREKGHQPDLVAGHSLGEYVALYVAGVFDWSTGLELVKQRAELMDSAAGGMMAALMNFDREQLDKVIAETSDVVLANDNSPGQVVISGTPEAVQAVMSQVKAKRAVPLKVSGAFHSHLMASVADEFQKILNTVEFQSATVPVLSNVEPIPAVDAAILKQRLSQQMTGSVRWREISLQLPENQIEKVVEIGPGNVLTGLIKRTTTGLILENVRNAAELPN; encoded by the coding sequence ATGACTAAAACTGCATGGGTGTTTCCCGGACAAGGTTCTCAAGCACTAGGAATGGGAACTGACTTATTAGATATACCTGCGGCTCAAGAAAAGTTTGCCGCAGCCGAAGCCATATTAGGCTGGTCGGTAACAGACATTTGCCAAAACGAAGAAGAAAAGTTATCAAAGACACTCTACACACAACCTTGTCTTTATGTAGTAGAAAGCATCCTCGCTGAATTGATTCGAGAAAAAGGACACCAGCCAGATTTAGTTGCTGGTCACAGCTTAGGAGAATATGTTGCCCTGTATGTTGCGGGTGTATTTGATTGGTCAACAGGATTAGAGTTAGTCAAGCAACGTGCGGAACTGATGGATAGTGCCGCAGGTGGGATGATGGCAGCTTTGATGAACTTTGACCGTGAACAATTAGACAAAGTTATTGCCGAGACTTCTGATGTGGTCTTAGCTAATGATAATAGTCCAGGCCAGGTAGTGATTTCCGGTACTCCAGAGGCAGTACAGGCAGTCATGTCTCAGGTTAAGGCTAAACGTGCTGTACCTTTAAAAGTTTCAGGTGCATTTCACTCACATTTAATGGCTAGTGTGGCAGATGAATTTCAGAAAATTCTCAACACCGTAGAATTTCAGTCTGCCACAGTACCAGTTTTATCTAACGTCGAGCCGATTCCCGCAGTTGATGCCGCAATTTTGAAGCAACGCCTCAGCCAACAAATGACGGGTTCAGTACGCTGGCGAGAAATTTCATTACAACTACCAGAAAATCAAATTGAAAAAGTAGTAGAAATCGGCCCTGGTAATGTACTAACCGGTTTGATTAAACGCACAACAACTGGTTTAATCTTAGAAAACGTCCGTAATGCTGCGGAATTACCGAATTAG
- a CDS encoding 1-acyl-sn-glycerol-3-phosphate acyltransferase has translation MSRTREPLISLALYHAFKWSVVSPMLHAYFRGRIYGVENVPQSGPLVVVSNHASYFDPPIVSNCVCRPVAYMAKEELFDVPVLAQAIKLYGAYPVSRGSADRNAIRAALEYLEQGWAVGVFLEGTRTPDGKIHDPKRGALLLAAKAKAPILPVCLWGSDQILQKGSSLPRRVPLTVRIGNLIDAPSSTNKEELEQITQKCAAVINQMHDLGR, from the coding sequence ATGTCTCGAACACGCGAACCCTTGATTAGTCTGGCTCTTTACCACGCGTTTAAGTGGTCTGTAGTTAGTCCGATGCTTCATGCTTACTTTCGGGGACGGATTTATGGTGTGGAAAATGTGCCTCAGTCTGGCCCTCTAGTAGTTGTGAGTAATCATGCTAGCTACTTTGATCCGCCCATTGTTTCTAATTGTGTTTGTCGCCCTGTAGCATACATGGCTAAGGAAGAATTATTTGATGTTCCTGTATTGGCGCAGGCAATTAAATTGTATGGTGCTTATCCAGTCAGTCGGGGAAGTGCCGATCGCAATGCTATCCGCGCCGCTTTAGAATATCTTGAGCAAGGTTGGGCTGTGGGTGTGTTCTTAGAAGGAACTCGTACCCCCGATGGCAAGATTCATGATCCTAAGCGTGGTGCTTTACTATTAGCCGCTAAAGCTAAAGCCCCTATATTACCTGTATGTTTATGGGGTTCAGACCAAATTTTACAAAAAGGCTCATCGTTACCGCGTCGAGTTCCCCTCACAGTCAGAATCGGTAATTTAATTGATGCTCCCAGTTCTACTAATAAGGAAGAACTAGAACAGATAACACAAAAATGCGCCGCCGTCATTAACCAAATGCACGATTTAGGACGGTGA